The following are encoded together in the Equus quagga isolate Etosha38 chromosome 1, UCLA_HA_Equagga_1.0, whole genome shotgun sequence genome:
- the LOC124237815 gene encoding olfactory receptor 10AD1-like, with protein sequence MVDLRNGSTVTEFILVGFEQSSPSTQALLFAVFLALYSFAMAMNGLIIFITWTDPRLNSPMYFFLGHLSFLDVCFITTTIPQMLIHLVVQNHTLSFASCLTQMYLVFGVGVAECILLAFMAYDRYVAICHPLSYAQIMSWHVCMGLVSTAWFFGLINGILLDYMTFRGPFCRDNHIENFFCEAPIVITLSCGDPQFSLRVIFADAIVVLLSPMVLIVISYARILASILSRTSSSGRGKTFSTCASHLTVVVFFYTSAMFSYMNPRSTHGPDKDKPFSLLYTVITPMCNPIIYSFRNKEMKGAMVRALGRTSLAQAESI encoded by the coding sequence ATGGTGGACCTAAGGAACGGGAGCACAGTGACAGAGTTTATCCTTGTGGGCTTTGAGCAGAGCTCCCCTTCCACTCAGGCATTGCTCTTTGCTGTCTTCCTAGCCCTCTACAGCTTTGCCATGGCCATGAATGGcctcatcatcttcatcacctGGACAGACCCCAGGCTCAACagccccatgtacttcttccttggCCACCTGTCCTTCCTGGATGTCTGcttcatcaccaccaccatcccacAGATGCTGATCCACCTGGTGGTCCAGAACCACACTCtctcctttgcctcctgcttGACCCAGATGTATCTGGTTTTTGGCGTGGGTGTGGCCGAGTGCATCCTCTTGGCTTTTATGGCCTATGACCGTTATGTTGCTATCTGCCACCCTCTTAGCTATGCCCAGATCATGAGCTGGCATGTCTGTATGGGACTGGTGAGTACTGCCTGGTTCTTTGGGCTGATCAATGGCATCCTGCTTGATTACATGACATTTCGTGGTCCATTCTGTAGAGACAACCACATAGAAAACTTCTTCTGTGAGGCCCCCATCGTGATCACTCTCTCTTGTGGAGACCCCCAGTTTAGTCTGAGAGTGATCTTTGCTGATGCTATTGTGGTGCTGCTGAGCCCCATGGTGCTCATTGTCATCTCCTATGCCCGCATCCTGGCCTCCATCCTCAGCAGAACCTCCTCCTCAGGTCGGGGAAAGACCTTCTCTACTTGTGCCTCCCATCTGACTGTGGTCGTCTTTTTCTACACCTCAGCCATGTTCTCGTACATGAACCCCCGCAGCACGCATGGCCCTGACAAAGACAagcctttctccctcctctacACCGTCATCACCCCCATGTGCAACCCCATCATCTACAGTTTTCGAAACAAGGAAATGAAGGGGGCCATGGTGAGGGCCCTTGGGAGGACCAGCCTTGCTCAGGCAGAGTCCATCTAG
- the LOC124227980 gene encoding olfactory receptor 10AD1-like, with translation MVDLRNRSTVTEFILVGFEQSSHSTRALLFAVFLALYSLAMAMNGLIIFITWTHPRLNSPMYFFLGHLSFLDVCFITTTTPQMLIHLVVQNHIVSFVSCLTQMYLVFCVGVAECILLAFMAYDRYVAICHPLSYAQIMSWHVCMGLVSTAWFFGLINGILLDYMTFRGPFCRDNHIENFFCEAPIVITLSCGDPQFSLRVIFADAIVVLLSPMVLIVISYARILASILSRASSSGRGKAFSTCASHLTVVVFFHTSAMFSYMNPRSTRGPDKDKPFSLLYTIITPMCNPIIYSFRNKEMKGAMVRALGRTSLAQT, from the coding sequence ATGGTGGACCTAAGGAACAGGAGCACAGTGACAGAGTTTATCCTCGTGGGCTTTGAGCAGAGCTCCCATTCCACTCGGGCATTGCTCTTTGCTGTCTTCCTAGCCCTCTACAGCCTTGCTATGGCCATGAATGGcctcatcatcttcatcacttGGACACACCCAAGGCTTAACagccccatgtacttcttccttggCCATCTCTCCTTCCTAGATGTTTGCTTCATCACCACCACTACCCCACAGATGCTGATCCACCTGGTGGTCCAGAACCACATTGTCTCCTTTGTCTCTTGCTTGACCCAGATGTACTTGGTCTTCTGTGTGGGTGTGGCCGAGTGCATCCTCTTGGCTTTTATGGCCTATGACCGTTATGTTGCTATCTGCCACCCTCTTAGCTATGCCCAGATCATGAGCTGGCATGTCTGTATGGGACTGGTGAGTACTGCCTGGTTCTTTGGGCTGATCAATGGCATCCTGCTTGATTACATGACATTTCGTGGTCCATTCTGTAGAGACAACCACATAGAAAACTTCTTCTGTGAGGCCCCCATCGTGATCACTCTCTCTTGTGGAGACCCCCAGTTTAGTCTGAGAGTGATCTTTGCTGATGCTATTGTGGTGCTGCTGAGCCCCATGGTGCTCATTGTCATCTCCTATGCCCGCATCCTGGCCTCCATCCTCAGCAGAGCCTCCTCCTCAGGTCGGGGAAAGGCCTTCTCTACTTGCGCCTCCCATCTGACTGTGGTCGTCTTTTTCCACACCTCAGCCATGTTCTCGTACATGAACCCCCGCAGCACGCGTGGCCCTGACAAAGACAagcctttctccctcctctacACCATCATCACCCCCATGTGCAACCCCATCATCTACAGTTTTCGAAACAAGGAAATGAAGGGGGCCATGGTGAGGGCCCTTGGGAGGACCAGCCTGGCCCAGACATAG